Proteins encoded together in one Ipomoea triloba cultivar NCNSP0323 chromosome 4, ASM357664v1 window:
- the LOC116016349 gene encoding mediator of RNA polymerase II transcription subunit 12: protein MQRYHAGSCTSAVSNNTFGGASGRDTSRADATTIPTNFSRRSLQLTSYKLKCDKEPLNSRLGPPDYHPQTLNCPEETLNRDYVQSGYRETVDGLEEAREISLSQVPAFSKPVIIKCKEAIRKCHRTINESRAKKRKAGQVYGVPLEGSQLAKIGIFPDQRPCGEEPRKRWIEGLSQQHKRLRLLADHVPHGYRKRWLFEVLIRNNVPLLRATWFIKVTYLNQVRPVSSGLSSGVPDRTNFSRSEQWTKDVIDYMQCLLDEFVSRSSSHSSVNIRDRSPQMVYAGSIQIKNDPASTSADVGEPSLHFKWWYVVRILQWHHAEGLLFPSHVIDWVLNQLQDKEVLGLLQLLLPVIYGFIETVVLSQTYVRAMVRIAIHFIQETSPGGSDLVDNSRLAYTMSALVEMLRYLILAVPDTFVGLDCFPLPPCVANIVTDGGLFSKVSEDARKVKNGPLEVAGVLRDRVPEVRSESLSIDRVVSSIKKRADSLAKASRPDHPGQNAAKALHALDKSLVNGDLRIAYKILFENHCDGVVDESWITEVSSCLFSSLKHIGTMNLLFICSVFFICEWATCDFRDFRFSPPRGFKFTGRKDFSQIYIAIRLLKLKMREMQSSSHFKNENIVKIENVGKDPSQQNNFCRSFGYGVGESFYNSKTGVGKSKDFLSLFDSPGPLHDVIVCWIDQHEVLNGEGLKRLQLLIAELIRAGLFYPQAYVRQLIVSGVMDVKVPLVDPAKRNRHCKILKQMSGSHVYDALLEAQIAEPRILSDLMNVYSSERRLVLHGMVDHYKSPSGASGSRMKHKQVLDSGGENASPPFVDPCRSVQSAPSAPSKNMHKFVEVEELKASVCVLLQFPSSLLTETGLHESQKNVKKHIVSSTNSTDITEGTPGCEECRKAKRQKLSEEKSSHVIYPQNPSDDEDSWWVGRGHKSVESFKVDPPPKPSKQPSRGRQKIVRKTQSLNQLASSARIEGSQGASTSHVCDSRVSCPHHRSGLEGDPSKAGDGTKPQRFGDIVSIGKLLKKQRVVEKRTMTVWLIGVVKKFIEEAEKTLAKVGQYGRPFSTADDQGGIQWKLGEEELSMMLYLMDACNELVLAVRFLLWLLPKVHGAATATIHGSRSVLVIPRNADNNVCEVGESYVLSSIQRYENVLVAADLIPEALSAVMHRCAAIVASNGRVSTSPSLGYARYLLKKYGSVASVVEWQKNFKSTHDKRLTSELESGRLLDGEFGFPLGVPAGVEDLDDFFRQKISGVRVSRVALTMRDIVQRKVDEAFQIFYGKEKKHLGGVSIVRNPLSENWDDGYQIGQQVVMGLLDCMRQTGGAAQEGDPTLVSSAISAIVCNAGQVIAKIPDLASCNNHLNSLVTSDPLQIARRILRVHLTCLCLLKEALGERQSRVFEVALAIEASSAVAQNFTPGRAPRSQFQLSPESHDLTVKFGAAVSALVIGAILQGIVNLERMVSLFKLKEGLDVIHFIRSVRSNSNGNARSVGAFKGDSSVEVSVHWFRVLVGNCRTVTDGFIGDLLGDASIIALSRMQRTLPLSLIFPPAYSMFAFVLWRPFILSSSLGARDDIQQLYQSLLLALGDALRHLPFREVCLRDTHGLYDLIAADTVDTEFASFLESSGSDMRLRASAFLPLRARLFLNALLDCKLPPSIGQQEDVNRISVQGDLKVHYSEKAKLVHILDTLQPARFHWQWLEIRLLFNEQAVIEKLDRHDTSLVEALRSLSPNSDKAAASDNEGNLIEIILTRLLVRPDAAALFSEVVHLLGRSLQDAMLKQAKWYLEAHDVLSGRKSVHQKLFSVAVTKGLSTKPQYRRPWGWCAPDVSSLEEGEVVDEVMASKRSGRGSGHFQDVDGFPVAHQHKTQRAFVELVLPCVDQASDDTRNRFAADMIKLINAIEQQINTVTREASKPAGADSPTTKVSSRKGSRVGSPGLTRRTTGPTETVPPSPVALRASISLRLQLILRVLPIICADGELSGRNMRYTLASAIMRLLGSRVVYADAGHCLNSTFSSKREADSFMEVSGTTSEVVMGGSLFDCLLLVLHALLSSHQPSWLKMKSSSKSASESSKDHTAFDREVAESLQNDLDQMQLPDVIRWRIQTAMPVLFPSVQCSISSQPPSVSPAALASLLPSNPISVLQSGVTNSSQRNPTSLLRAATNSAGKTKQSPLPPPPQDQDLEFDPWILLEDGAGSSQSSSSSTIGGSDHSNLKAAGWLKGSVRVRRTDLTYVGAIDDDS, encoded by the exons GCTAGAGAAATTTCATTATCACAGGTTCCGGCCTTTTCAAAGCCTGTCATAATTAAATGTAAAGAG GCAATCAGAAAATGCCACAGAACAATCAATGAGTCTCGGGCTAAAAAACGGAAG GCTGGGCAAGTATATGGAGTACCGCTTGAAGGTTCACAACTGGCTAAGATTGGGATCTTTCCTGATCAAAGGCCATGTGGGGAAGAGCCCAGAAAGAGATGGATTGAG GGTTTATCCCAACAACACAAAAGACTGCGGTTATTGGCAGATCATGTACCTCATGGTTACAGGAAACGATGGCTTTTTGAAGTTCTTATCAGGAATAATGTTCCATTGTTACGGGCAACTTGGTTCATAAAAGTAACTTATCTTAATCAG GTTCGTCCTGTATCCTCTGGTTTATCCTCAGGGGTGCCTGACAGAACAAACTTTTCGCGCTCAGAGCAGTGGACAAAAGATGTTATTGATTATATGCAGTGTCTCTTGGATGAATTTGTTTCAAGAAGCAGCAGTCATTCTTCTGTAAATATCAGAGATCGGTCACCGCAAATGGTTTATGCAGGATCAATACAGATAAAAAATGACCCAGCTTCTACAAGTGCTGATGTTGGGGAGCCTTCACTGCATTTTAAATGGTGGTATGTTGTGCGTATTCTACAATGGCACCATGCAGAAGGATTGCTTTTTCCTTCTCATGTTATTGATTGGGTTCTCAACCAACTACAG GATAAAGAGGTGCTTGGGCTTCTGCAGTTGTTACTACCTGTGATTTATGGGTTCATAGAAACTGTTGTCTTATCCCAAACATATGTACGTGCAATGGTGCGAATAGCTATTCATTTTATCCAAGAAACTTCTCCTGGTGGTTCTGACCTTGTTGACAATTCACGTCTGGCATATACAATGTCTGCACTTGTTGAGATGCTTCGCTATTTGATACTTGCTGTGCCTGATACGTTTGTTGGTCTAGATTGTTTTCCTTTGCCTCCTTGTGTGGCAAATATAGTTACTGATGGAGGTCTCTTCTCAAAGGTCTCTGAAGATGCTAGAAAGGTGAAAAATGGTCCTCTTGAAGTTGCTGGAGTGCTTAGAGACAGAGTTCCTGAGGTTCGCTCCGAGTCTTTGTCTATTGATCGTGTTGTTTCTTCAATTAAGAAACGTGCAGATAGTCTTGCAAAAGCTTCAAGACCTGACCATCCAGGTCAAAATGCTGCCAAAGCTTTACATGCGCTGGACAAATCTCTTGTAAATGGTGACTTGCGAATAGCATATAAGATTCTGTTTGAAAATCATTGTGACGGTGTTGTTGATGAAAGCTGGATTACAGAAGTTAGCTCTTGTTTGTTTTCATCCCTTAAACATATTGGGACAATGAATCTCTTGTTTATCTGCTCTGTATTCTTCATTTGTGAGTGGGCAACATGTGATTTCAGGGACTTCCGCTTTAGTCCACCTCGTGGATTTAAATTCACTGGTAGAAAAGATTTTTCTCAGATATACATTGCAATACGGCTTCTGAAGCTGAAGATGAGAGAGATGCAAAGTTCAAGCCATTTCAAGAATGAAAACATTGTAAAAATTGAGAATGTTGGAAAAGATCCTAGTCAGCAAAATAACTTCTGCAGAAGTTTTGGTTATGGGGTTGGTGAGTCTTTTTACAACTCAAAGACTGGGGTTGGTAAAAGCAAGGATTTTCTAAGTTTGTTTGACAGTCCAGGCCCTTTGCATGATGTTATTGTTTGTTGGATAGATCAACATGAAGTGCTGAATGGTGAAGGGTTGAAGCGCCTTCAATTACTTATTGCAGAACTTATTAGGGCTGGACTTTTTTATCCTCAAGCCTATGTTAGACAGCTGATTGTTAGTGGAGTCATGGATGTGAAGGTGCCTCTTGTTGACCCAGCAAAACGGAATAGACATTGTAAAATCTTGAAGCAGATGTCTGGCTCTCATGTCTATGATGCTCTATTAGAGGCTCAAATTGCTGAACCCCGGATACTTTCAGATTTGATGAACGTTTATTCCAGTGAACGTCGTTTGGTGCTTCATGGGATGGTTGACCACTATAAAAGTCCTAGTGGAGCAAGTGGTTCACGCATGAAACATAAACAAGTTCTTGACTCAGGAGGTGAGAATGCTTCCCCACCCTTTGTTGATCCGTGTAGATCTGTTCAGTCAGCACCAAGTGCTCCATCCAAAAATATGCACAAATTTGTTGAAGTTGAAGAGCTTAAGGCTTCTGTTTGTGTGTTGTTGCAATTTCCTAGTTCATTGTTAACTGAAACAGGACTCCATGAGTCTCAGAAAAATGTTAAGAAGCATATTGTGTCATCTACGAACAGTACGGATATAACTGAAGGAACACCCGGATGTGAAGAGTGTAGAAAAGCAAAAAGACAAAAGTTAAGTGAAGAGAAGAGCTCACATGTGATTTATCCACAAAATCCATCAGACGATGAAGATAGTTGGTGGGTGGGAAGGGGCCATAAGTCTGTTGAGTCATTTAAAGTAGATCCACCTCCTAAGCCAAGCAAGCAACCCTCCAGGGGTCGGCAAAAGATTGTCCGGAAAACTCAAAGTCTCAATCAACTAGCTTCTTCTGCCAGGATTGAAGGCAGTCAGGGAGCATCAACAAGCCATGTTTGTGATAGTAGAGTGAGCTGTCCGCATCATAGATCTGGCCTTGAAGGTGACCCTTCCAAGGCAGGAGATGGAACTAAACCGCAAAGATTTGGAGACATTGTTTCAATTGGGAAACTATTAAAGAAGCAGAGAGTTGTGGAAAAAAGAACGATGACCGTGTGGTTAATAGGTGTTGTAAAGAAGTTCATTGAAGAAGCTGAGAAGACTCTAGCCAAGGTTGGACAGTATGGTAGACCATTCTCGACTGCGGATGACCAAGGTGGTATACAATGGAAGCTTGGCGAAGAGGAGTTATCTATGATGTTGTATCTGATGGATGCTTGTAATGAATTGGTTTTAGCAGTCAGGTTTCTTTTGTGGTTGTTACCGAAGGTGCATGGTGCTGCTACTGCAACAATCCATGGTAGTAGGAGTGTACTGGTGATCCCGAGGAATGCAGATAACAATGTGTGTGAAGTTGGCGAATCATATGTCTTGTCATCCATTCAGAG GTATGAAAATGTCCTTGTTGCTGCAGATCTTATTCCGGAAGCATTGTCTGCAGTAATGCATCGTTGTGCCGCCATTGTGGCATCAAATGGAAGAGTTTCAACCTCACCTTCCTTGGGTTATGCTAGGTACCTCTTGAAGAAATATGGCAGTGTGGCCAGTGTTGTTGAATGGCAAAAGAACTTCAAATCAACACATGATAAGAGACTGACTTCTGAACTTGAATCTGGAAGACTTTTAGATGGTGAGTTTGGATTTCCGCTTGGGGTACCAGCAGGGGTGGAGGATTTAGATGATTTCTTTCGCCAAAAGATAAGTGGAGTTCGTGTATCAAGGGTAGCCTTGACCATGAGAGACATAGTACAAAGAAAAGTAGATGAagcttttcaaattttttatggCAAAGAGAAAAAGCATTTGGGTGGTGTGAGCATAGTTAGAAACCCTTTATCTGAAAACTGGGATGATGGGTATCAGATAGGTCAACAAGTGGTAATGGGATTATTAGATTGCATGAGGCAGACCGGTGGTGCAGCTCAGGAAGGTGATCCTACTTTGGTCTCATCTGCTATATCTGCAATTGTTTGTAATGCTGGACAGGTAATTGCAAAAATTCCTGATCTAGCTTCTTGTAATAATCATCTGAACTCCTTGGTCACTTCCGATCCATTACAAATTGCACGGCGTATCTTGCGAGTACATTTAACCTGCCTTTGCCTACTAAAGGAAGCACTCGGAGAGCGTCAAAGTCGTGTCTTTGAAGTTGCTCTTGCAATAGAAGCTTCTTCTGCTGTGGCACAAAATTTTACTCCTGGAAGAGCTCCTCGTTCTCAGTTTCAGCTGTCTCCTGAATCCCATGATCTCACTGTTAAATTCGGTGCTGCTGTTTCTGCTCTTGTTATTGGAGCAATACTTCAGGGAATCGTGAACCTTGAGAGGATGGTTTCCCTCTTCAAATTAAAGGAAGGTCTGGATGTTATTCATTTTATAAGGAGCGTGAGGTCTAATTCAAATGGGAATGCACGCTCAGTTGGGGCTTTCAAGGGTGATAGTTCAGTTGAAGTTTCTGTCCACTGGTTTAGGGTTCTTGTTGGGAATTGTCGGACAGTTACTGATGGATTCATTGGCGATTTACTGGGAGATGCTTCTATTATAGCTCTATCAAGAATGCAACGAACATTGCCTTTGAGCTTAATTTTTCCTCCTGCCTATTCGATGTTTGCATTTGTACTCTGGAGGCCATTCATTCTTAGTTCCAGCCTCGGAGCTCGTGATGATATCCAACAACTGTATCAGTCTTTACTGTTGGCCCTCGGTGATGCCTTGAGGCATCTTCCCTTCCGTGAAGTATGTCTGAGAGACACTCATGGCTTGTATGATCTTATCGCTGCAGACACAGTTGATACCGAATTTGCATCCTTTCTAGAATCAAGCGGTTCAGATATGCGTCTCAGGGCTTCTGCCTTTCTTCCTCTTCGTGCGAGATTGTTTCTAAATGCACTTTTAGATTGTAAACTGCCACCGTCAATAGGTCAACAGGAGGATGTTAATAGGATTTCGGTACAAGGTGATTTGAAAGTGCATTATTCGGAGAAGGCAAAGCTTGTACATATTTTGGATACCTTGCAGCCTGCGAGGTTTCATTGGCAATGGTTGGAGATTCGACTGCTTTTTAATGAACAAGCTGTGATTGAAAAATTGGATCGGCATGATACTTCTTTGGTCGAGGCTTTGAGGTCTCTCTCACCGAATTCTGATAAAGCTGCTGCTTCTGATAACGAGGGCAACTTGATTGAAATAATTCTTACTAGGTTACTTGTCAGACCCGATGCGGCTGCTCTCTTTTCCGAGGTTGTACATCTTTTAGGACGGTCGCTTCAGGATGCAATGCTAAAGCAAGCTAAATGGTATTTAGAAGCCCACGATGTTCTTTCCGGGAGAAAATCTGTCCACCAGAAGCTTTTTAGTGTTGCGGTGACTAAAGGTCTGTCAACGAAGCCTCAATATCGGAGGCCGTGGGGATGGTGTGCCCCCGATGTTTCTTCTCTTGAAGAAGGAGAAGTAGTTGATGAGGTGATGGCCTCAAAGCGGTCTGGTAGAGGGTCCGGTCATTTTCAGGATGTTGATGGCTTCCCCGTTGCTCACCAGCATAAAACTCAGAGAGCTTTTGTTGAATTAGTTCTTCCTTGTGTGGATCAGGCTTCTGATGACACTCGGAACAGGTTTGCTGCTGATATGATCAAGCTCATTAACGCCATCGAGCAGCAAATAAACACCGTTACTCGTGAAGCGAGCAAGCCAGCTGGAGCTGATAGTCCAACAACGAAAGTGAGTAGTCGCAAGGGTTCTCGAGTTGGCAGTCCTGGATTAACGAGACGGACAACTGGACCAACTGAAACTGTACCACCTTCCCCCGTGGCATTGCGAGCGTCCATTTCATTGAGGTTGCAGCTCATCCTGAGAGTACTCCCTATAATATGTGCAGACGG AGAACTGTCGGGGCGGAATATGAGATACACGCTTGCTTCAGCAATAATGCGTTTGCTTGGAAGTAGGGTTGTATATGCTGATGCTGGCCACTGCTTGAACTCCACGTTTAGTTCGAAAAGAGAGGCAGATTCGTTTATGGAGGTTAGTGGTACCACTTCGGAAGTTGTAATGGGGGGAAGCCTCTTCGATTGTTTGTTATTGGTGCTACATGCGTTGCTGAGTAGCCACCAACCGAGTTGGCTGAAGATGAAATCGAGCTCGAAGTCAGCCAGCGAAAGTAGCAAGGACCACACCGCCTTTGATCGTGAAGTTGCAGAGTCTCTCCAG AACGATCTGGATCAGATGCAATTGCCCGATGTAATTCGTTGGCGCATCCAAACTGCGATGCCGGTTCTATTCCCTTCGGTTCAGTGTTCGATTTCTTCTCAGCCTCCATCCGTATCGCCTGCTGCTCTTGCATCTCTTCTACCTAGCAACCCGATATCTGTATTACAATCCGGTGTGACAAACTCGAGCCAGAGGAATCCTACTTCTTTACTTAGGGCAGCCACTAATTCGGCCGGGAAGACCAAGCAATCACCGCTGCCGCCTCCACCGCAAGACCAGGATCTCGAATTCGACCCGTGGATTCTTTTGGAAGACGGGGCAGGGTCAAGCCAGTCATCGAGCAGCTCTACCATAGGCGGGAGCGATCATTCCAATCTGAAGGCCGCTGGCTGGCTCAAGGGCAGCGTACGGGTGAGGAGGACCGATCTCACTTACGTAGGTGCAATTGACGACGATAGCTGA
- the LOC116017133 gene encoding rop guanine nucleotide exchange factor 3-like, whose amino-acid sequence MDSVSTSEESYGLGFQASPYSVDESDQSPTKTAGSGDSFAFCRTNSEASTDENCSSERGLGSPVSCALLKSPTRLALSRLGMKHHKNVADDDDPETVDLELEMMKEKFSKLLLGEDMSGSGKGVSTAVTISNSITNLYASVFGQHQKLEPLHPDKKAMWIREMNCLLSVCDYIVEFVATSQILQNGSPVEVMTSRPRSDIYMNLPALRKLDNMLLEILDSFEATEFWYTEEGSTSGKTRSGSFRRIIQPQPQPQRKEEKWWLPVVCVPSGGLSEKSRKNLRHKCNCANQIHKAAMAINNCILSEMGIPESYIASLPKSGKASVGESIYRYMNAAEKFSPEYLLDSLNISSEHEALELADKVEASMYTWRKKACLAHSKSSWDMVKDLMDETDRTDKNHVLAERAETLLFSLKQRYPELSQTTLDTCKIQCNKDVGKAILESYSRVLEGLAFNIVAWIEDVLFVDKTMKNQQ is encoded by the exons ATGGATAGTGTGTCCACTTCTGAAGAGAGTTATGGTCTGGGATTTCAGGCCTCACCTTATTCTGTAGATGAAAGTGATCAGTCCCCCACAAAAACAGCAGGGAGTGGGGATTCTTTCGCGTTTTGCAGAACGAATTCAGAGGCCTCGACGGATGAGAATTGCAGCTCCGAGAGAGGTTTGGGTTCTCCTGTGAGCTGTGCCCTCCTGAAATCCCCGACTCGTCTTGCCCTTTCGAGGCTGGGAATGAAACATCACAAGAATGTTGCAGATGATGATGATCCTGAGACAGTTGATTTAG AGCTTGAAATGATGAAGGAGAAGTTTTCAAAGCTGTTGTTGGGAGAAGACATGTCAGGAAGTGGGAAAGGGGTATCCACAGCAGTGACAATCTCAAACTCCATAACAAATCTTTATG CTTCTGTTTTTGGTCAGCACCAGAAACTGGAACCTCTACATCCTGACAAGAAAGCAATGTGGATAAGAGAAATGAACTGCCTTTTATCTGTCTGTGATTACATAGTAGAATTTGTGGCCACATCACAGATTTTACAGAATGGCAGCCCTGTTGAG GTGATGACAAGTAGGCCAAGATCTGATATCTATATGAATCTTCCAGCATTGAGAAAACTAGACAACATGCTTCTG GAGATTTTGGACAGTTTTGAGGCTACTGAGTTTTGGTATACTGAAGAAGGAAGCACGTCAGGGAAAACACGATCTGGATCGTTTAGGAGGATAATTCAGCCACAGCCACAGCCTCAGAGGAAGGAGGAAAAATGGTGGTTGCCAGTTGTTTGTGTTCCTTCTGGCGGGCTGTCTGAGAAATCCAGGAAGAATCTGAGGCACAAATGCAACTGTGCTAACCAGATTCACAAGGCAGCAATGGCTATTAACAATTGCATTCTGTCTGAAATGGGAATCCCAGAATCATACATTGCCTCACTTCCAAAG AGCGGAAAAGCGAGCGTGGGAGAGTCCATTTATCGATACATGAATGCAGCAGAGAAATTTTCGCCCGAGTATCTTCTTGACAGCCTCAACATAAGCTCTGAACATGAAGCACTTGAGCTTGCAGACAAGGTTGAGGCTTCCATGTATACATGGAGGAAAAAGGCATGCCTGGCTCATTCAAAATCCTCTTGGGACATGGTTAAAGATCTCATGGACGAGACCGATAGAACCGACAAAAACCATGTTTTAGCAGAGAGAGCAGAGACACTGCTGTTTTCTTTGAAGCAAAGGTATCCTGAACTTTCACAGACAACATTGGACACTTGCAAGATCCAATGCAATAAG GATGTTGGGAAGGCAATTCTGGAGAGCTATTCAAGAGTGTTGGAGGGTTTGGCATTCAACATTGTtgcttggattgaagatgtgCTTTTTGTAGATaaaaccatgaagaaccaacagtag
- the LOC116017078 gene encoding beta-amylase 2, chloroplastic-like isoform X2, whose protein sequence is MAIVAPSAELFQSLKPTITASLAAPRRFPSFPLSSELAVKSSHCSRRWRGVFVDSSAGTWARTGSWPAAVVRDRGERIEVHSFCDGDNSVGKEGANASPKVQERDFTGTPYVPVYVMLPLGVIDMQCRLVDPDTLIEHLRILKSINIDGVMVDCWWGIVEAHAPQQYNWSGYKRLFEIVRDLKLKLQVVMSFHECGGNVGDDVYIPLPEWVTEIGHRNPDIYFTDREGRRNHECLTWGIDKERVLRGRTAVEAYFDYMRSFRIEFDEFFVDRVISEIEIGLGPCGELRYPSYPAKHSWRYPGIGEFQCYDKYLMKNLRRAAEVRGHSFWGRGPDNAGSYNSSPHETGFFRDGGDYDSYYGRFFLKWYSQVLVDHGDRVLSLANLAFEGTSIAAKVSGIHWWYKTASHAAELTAGFYNPCNCDGYAPIVSMLKKHETALNFTCVELRTVNQNEDFPEALADPEGLVWQVLNAAWDVNIPVASENALPSYDRAGYNKILENAKPWNDPDGRHLSAFTYLRLSPILIENHNFLEFERFLKRMHGEPLFN, encoded by the exons ATGGCGATCGTAGCTCCGTCGGCAGAGTTGTTCCAGAGCTTGAAGCCGACGATCACGGCTAGCTTGGCCGCGCCTCGGCGGTTTCCGTCATTTCCGCTTTCTTCTGAGCTCGCCGTGAAGTCCTCACACTGCTCGCGGAGATGGAGGGGCGTTTTCGTGGATTCGAGTGCCGGAACTTGGGCTCGGACTGGGAGTTGGCCTGCAGCGGTGGTCAGGGATAGAGGAGAGAGAATTGAGGTCCATTCCTTCTGTGATGGTGATAATTCGGTTGGCAAGGAG GGTGCTAATGCTTCACCAAAGGTGCAGGAGCGAGACTTTACTGGCACCCCCTATGTTCCTGTGTATGTCATGCTACCT TTGGGTGTCATTGACATGCAATGCAGGCTTGTGGACCCTGACACTCTGATAGAGCACCTACGGATATTGAAATCAATAAACATTGACGGTGTTATGGTGGACTGCTGGTGGGGTATAGTAGAGGCACATGCTCCACAACAATATAATTGGAGTGGTTATAAGAGACTTTTTGAAATTGTCCGTGATCTGAAGCTTAAACTACAG GTGGTCATGTCATTTCATGAATGCGGTGGGAATGTAGGTGATGACGTCTACATTCCCCTTCCAGAGTGGGTCACAGAGATTGGCCATAGAAATCCTGACATATATTTCACAGATAGAGAGGGAAGAAGAAATCATGAATGCCTCACTTGGGGAATTGACAAGGAGCGAGTTCTAAGAGGCCGAACTGCTGTTGAG GCTTATTTTGACTACATGAGAAGCTTCCGTATAGAGTTTGATGAGTTCTTTGTGGATCGAGTCATCTCTGAAATTGAAATTGGACTGGGGCCATGTGGGGAGTTGAGATATCCTTCTTACCCAGCCAAACACAGTTGGAGATATCCTGGCATTGGTGAATTTCAG TGCTATGATAAGTACTTGATGAAGAATCTGAGAAGAGCTGCAGAGGTAAGGGGTCACTCATTTTGGGGTAGGGGTCCTGATAATGCAGGTTCCTATAACTCCAGCCCCCACGAAACTGGGTTCTTTCGTGATGGAGGTGACTATGATAGCTACTATGGCAGATTTTTTCTAAAATGGTATAGTCAAGTTTTGGTTGATCATGGTGATCGAGTACTTTCCCTGGCAAATTTGGCCTTCGAAGGCACTTCAATTGCTGCAAAG GTATCAGGTATTCATTGGTGGTACAAGACAGCTAGCCATGCAGCTGAGTTGACTGCTGGGTTTTACAACCCATGCAATTGTGATGGGTATGCTCCAATTGTATCAATGTTAAAGAAGCATGAAACTGCTCTGAACTTCACATGTGTTGAGTTGCGCACAGTTAACCAGAATGAGGACTTTCCAGAAGCATTGGCTGATCCTGAGGGGTTAGTTTGGCAG GTGTTAAACGCTGCATGGGATGTAAACATACCAGTTGCCAGTGAGAACGCACTTCCTTCATATGATAGAGCAGGTTATAACAAGATTCTGGAAAATGCCAAGCCCTGGAATGATCCAGATGGAAGACATTTGTCCGCTTTTACCTACCTCAGGCTAAGCCCAATTCTCATCGAGAATCATAACTTCCTCGAGTTTGAGCGATTTCTAAAGAGAATGCATG GGGAACCCTTGTTCAATTAG
- the LOC116017078 gene encoding beta-amylase 2, chloroplastic-like isoform X4: MVIIRLARRILISVVSIVSCMGANASPKVQERDFTGTPYVPVYVMLPLGVIDMQCRLVDPDTLIEHLRILKSINIDGVMVDCWWGIVEAHAPQQYNWSGYKRLFEIVRDLKLKLQVVMSFHECGGNVGDDVYIPLPEWVTEIGHRNPDIYFTDREGRRNHECLTWGIDKERVLRGRTAVEAYFDYMRSFRIEFDEFFVDRVISEIEIGLGPCGELRYPSYPAKHSWRYPGIGEFQCYDKYLMKNLRRAAEVRGHSFWGRGPDNAGSYNSSPHETGFFRDGGDYDSYYGRFFLKWYSQVLVDHGDRVLSLANLAFEGTSIAAKVSGIHWWYKTASHAAELTAGFYNPCNCDGYAPIVSMLKKHETALNFTCVELRTVNQNEDFPEALADPEGLVWQVLNAAWDVNIPVASENALPSYDRAGYNKILENAKPWNDPDGRHLSAFTYLRLSPILIENHNFLEFERFLKRMHGEPLFN, encoded by the exons ATGGTGATAATTCGGTTGGCAAGGAG GATACTAATCAGTGTAGTCAGCATAGTTAGCTGCATG GGTGCTAATGCTTCACCAAAGGTGCAGGAGCGAGACTTTACTGGCACCCCCTATGTTCCTGTGTATGTCATGCTACCT TTGGGTGTCATTGACATGCAATGCAGGCTTGTGGACCCTGACACTCTGATAGAGCACCTACGGATATTGAAATCAATAAACATTGACGGTGTTATGGTGGACTGCTGGTGGGGTATAGTAGAGGCACATGCTCCACAACAATATAATTGGAGTGGTTATAAGAGACTTTTTGAAATTGTCCGTGATCTGAAGCTTAAACTACAG GTGGTCATGTCATTTCATGAATGCGGTGGGAATGTAGGTGATGACGTCTACATTCCCCTTCCAGAGTGGGTCACAGAGATTGGCCATAGAAATCCTGACATATATTTCACAGATAGAGAGGGAAGAAGAAATCATGAATGCCTCACTTGGGGAATTGACAAGGAGCGAGTTCTAAGAGGCCGAACTGCTGTTGAG GCTTATTTTGACTACATGAGAAGCTTCCGTATAGAGTTTGATGAGTTCTTTGTGGATCGAGTCATCTCTGAAATTGAAATTGGACTGGGGCCATGTGGGGAGTTGAGATATCCTTCTTACCCAGCCAAACACAGTTGGAGATATCCTGGCATTGGTGAATTTCAG TGCTATGATAAGTACTTGATGAAGAATCTGAGAAGAGCTGCAGAGGTAAGGGGTCACTCATTTTGGGGTAGGGGTCCTGATAATGCAGGTTCCTATAACTCCAGCCCCCACGAAACTGGGTTCTTTCGTGATGGAGGTGACTATGATAGCTACTATGGCAGATTTTTTCTAAAATGGTATAGTCAAGTTTTGGTTGATCATGGTGATCGAGTACTTTCCCTGGCAAATTTGGCCTTCGAAGGCACTTCAATTGCTGCAAAG GTATCAGGTATTCATTGGTGGTACAAGACAGCTAGCCATGCAGCTGAGTTGACTGCTGGGTTTTACAACCCATGCAATTGTGATGGGTATGCTCCAATTGTATCAATGTTAAAGAAGCATGAAACTGCTCTGAACTTCACATGTGTTGAGTTGCGCACAGTTAACCAGAATGAGGACTTTCCAGAAGCATTGGCTGATCCTGAGGGGTTAGTTTGGCAG GTGTTAAACGCTGCATGGGATGTAAACATACCAGTTGCCAGTGAGAACGCACTTCCTTCATATGATAGAGCAGGTTATAACAAGATTCTGGAAAATGCCAAGCCCTGGAATGATCCAGATGGAAGACATTTGTCCGCTTTTACCTACCTCAGGCTAAGCCCAATTCTCATCGAGAATCATAACTTCCTCGAGTTTGAGCGATTTCTAAAGAGAATGCATG GGGAACCCTTGTTCAATTAG